From Juglans regia cultivar Chandler chromosome 8, Walnut 2.0, whole genome shotgun sequence, the proteins below share one genomic window:
- the LOC109000539 gene encoding 60S ribosomal protein L38 yields MPKQIHEIKDFLLTARRKDARSVKIKRSRDVVKFKVRCSKYLYTLCVFDSEKAEKLKQSLPPGLSVQDL; encoded by the exons ATG CCAAAGCAAATACATGAGATCAAGGATTTCCTTCTCACTGCAAGAAGGAAGGATGCTCGGTCTGTCAAAATCAAGAGGAGCAGGGATGTGGTGAAGTTTAAAGTTCGCTGCTCCAAGTACCTTTACACTCTATGTGTGTTTGACTCAGAGAAGGCTGAGAAGTTGAAGCAGTCCCTTCCTCCag